DNA from Patescibacteria group bacterium:
AAGGCCGAAGCAGAAATTAAAAATCAAAAAATGATTCGTTTGCGCCAGGACGGTTTTCTCAAGGTATTGCTCGGGCTTACTACCGTCGAAGAGGTTATGCGCATCAGCCAGGAGTAAATATGTCCCAGCCGGAAAATATTGAAAAGAGTTTTGCGGAACAGGATCTGGGAAAGCTTGCCAGAAAAGGTTTGCGTTTGCTTTCTCGCGTCAGTACTCGCGATCGGGTGGTTTTTTCGCGCCAGCTCTCGGTAATGATTTCCGCGAACGTGCCGTTGCTTCGCGCCCTGCGCTCCATGGTCCAACAGACCGAAAATCCGGCTCTCAAAGATATCGTAGAAAATCTTGCCGACGAAATTGAAGGCGGCGCCAAACTTTCGGATGCCATGGCGCTCCACTCGGATGCTTTTTCCGAGTTCTACATCAGTATGGTGCGCTCCGGTGAAACCACCGGCCGTATCGACCAGACCCTGAATTACTTAGCGGATGAGCAGGAAAAGGATTACGAGCTCATGAGCAAGATCCGCGGTTCCATGATTTATCCGGCGTTTATCATCTGCGGCCTTTTGGCGGTTGGCGTCCTGATGATGGTGTTCGTGATTCCCAAGCTGACGGATATTCTTCAGGAATCGGGGGCGACCCTGCCATGGACCACGCGCGCTCTCATCTTTACGAGCGGATTCATGACCGGATACTGGTGGCTCATTTTAATCGCGTTCGTGCTCGCGGTTGTCGGTCTCCGCGTCGTTTTGCAGATTCCGGCCGGTCGCCTGATTTGGGACAGTCTCAAGATTCATCTGCCGCTCTTTGGTAAAATATTCCGCAAGATTTATATCGTCCGGCTGACGCGCACGCTTTCCACTCTGATTACCGGCGGGGTTGATATTGTGAGCGGGCTCACGGTTGTCTCCAATGTCGTGGGCAACGCGGTTTACAAAAAAATGATCGTGGAAACTATCAGCGAAGTTGAAGACGGCAACTCCATTACCACGGTTTTTCGCGAGTCCAAGCTTATTCCGCCCATGGTGGTGCAGATGATCGCGATCGGCGAGGAAACCGGGCAGATGGCTTTCGTGCTTGAGAAACTTACGGATTTCTTTTCGCGCGAAGTCCGTACCCTGGTGGAAAGCCTTGTGACCGTAATTGAGCCGGCAATCATGATTGTCATGGGCGTCGCTGTGGGCATCATGGTTTCCGCTGTTCTTATGCCCATGTACAATCTGGCTTCTGAATATTAAAAATGATATAATCGAGCTGTTGATCCATTCAACAGCTCGCCCTGAACGTAGTGAAGGGTCTAAAAAATTAATTAATTAACTAATTACCTTATTGAACTTATGAAGAACAAAAAAGGTTTTACCCTGATTGAGCTTCTGGTGGTAATCGCCATCATCGGCCTTCTCTCGACTTTGGCCGTGGTCGCGCTCCAGAGCGCTCGTCAGAAATCGCGCGATGCCAAGCGCGTATCGGATATCAAGCAGGTGCAAACCGCGCTTGATATGTATTTTTCGGATGGAAATAAATATCCGGAGCAAACCGCCACTTTGGGAGTGGCACCAGCCACGATACTCTGCAGTACAGGCGG
Protein-coding regions in this window:
- a CDS encoding prepilin-type N-terminal cleavage/methylation domain-containing protein; translation: MKNKKGFTLIELLVVIAIIGLLSTLAVVALQSARQKSRDAKRVSDIKQVQTALDMYFSDGNKYPEQTATLGVAPATILCSTGGFVGTCASPATKYMERVPADPSTNSYIYTGAALGASYALTFTLEGATGGLPAGAHTATPGGIQ
- a CDS encoding type II secretion system F family protein is translated as MSQPENIEKSFAEQDLGKLARKGLRLLSRVSTRDRVVFSRQLSVMISANVPLLRALRSMVQQTENPALKDIVENLADEIEGGAKLSDAMALHSDAFSEFYISMVRSGETTGRIDQTLNYLADEQEKDYELMSKIRGSMIYPAFIICGLLAVGVLMMVFVIPKLTDILQESGATLPWTTRALIFTSGFMTGYWWLILIAFVLAVVGLRVVLQIPAGRLIWDSLKIHLPLFGKIFRKIYIVRLTRTLSTLITGGVDIVSGLTVVSNVVGNAVYKKMIVETISEVEDGNSITTVFRESKLIPPMVVQMIAIGEETGQMAFVLEKLTDFFSREVRTLVESLVTVIEPAIMIVMGVAVGIMVSAVLMPMYNLASEY